A part of Capsicum annuum cultivar UCD-10X-F1 chromosome 6, UCD10Xv1.1, whole genome shotgun sequence genomic DNA contains:
- the LOC107876061 gene encoding uncharacterized protein LOC107876061, which produces MSIISDAIVMKSSEAQTVKAKLTAPMDVDFAKCECCGLTEECTLSYIETILQRYQGKWICGLCAEAIKDEIIRCEMLISAEEALNRHLNFCKKFSSSSPPLNPTVHLIAAMRQILRRSLESPKLLRSMSSSPVESSGEKQHTVIVRSESCIPALSLVDSFHAMGLDGGCE; this is translated from the coding sequence ATGTCGATAATCAGTGATGCAATTGTGATGAAATCATCTGAAGCACAAACAGTAAAAGCAAAACTTACAGCGCCGATGGATGTGGATTTCGCCAAATGCGAGTGCTGTGGATTGACGGAGGAATGCACTCTATCGTATATAGAAACAATCCTGCAGAGGTATCAGGGGAAGTGGATTTGCGGATTGTGTGCCGAGGCAATCAAGGATGAGATCATTCGATGTGAGATGCTGATCAGTGCGGAAGAGGCCTTGAATCGTCACCTCAATTTCTGTAAGAAATTCAGTTCTTCTAGCCCGCCTTTGAATCCGACTGTTCACTTAATCGCTGCGATGAGGCAGATTTTGAGGAGGAGTTTGGAATCTCCGAAGTTGCTTAGGTCGATGTCTAGTAGTCCCGTGGAGAGCAGTGGAGAAAAGCAGCACACGGTGATTGTTCGATCAGAAAGTTGTATCCCAGCACTTTCTTTGGTCGATTCGTTTCATGCCATGGGACTGGATGGAGGTTGTGAATGA